A segment of the Coccidioides posadasii str. Silveira chromosome 7, complete sequence genome:
ATCAGCCGAATTCCTCCAGGCCCTGAATCTCAAAGTTGAACCAGACGTTGCTCCTACCGATCTGATCGCCGGAGACACCCTCAAGTCTCTACCTCCGTTCCAATGGCCGGAGAAATCCGAGCAGTCCGAGACCTCGGCAAGCACCCCTGCTGCCGCCGCCAAAAAGCTAATGAGCAATGGCTTCCCCTTTCCCGACAAAGAAAAGTACGACTTGCTACGAGAAGAACTGCTCTTTGACAACGACGATGCTTTTCGAACGCTCTCTCGGCTATCTCCCTTGCCAGGGCGCCAGAAAATACGTCTCACTCATTCTCGCAAGTTTTGGACTGGTTTAGAACACATATCTCAGTACTGGGATACAAGCTTAGACCAATACATTGAGCGTTCAGAGCCTGAGCCCGAGCCCGGGCCCGCCAACGTTGCGGAGACATCCCACGACCAGACTCCAATGAAAGACGATGTGCCTAAAACCCCACCCGGGGATAAAATGGACATTGATAGTGGTAATGTGGATAAAGACGTGGACATGACAAAGTCCGAATCCCAGACAACGTATAAGGGGCGACGTATCGGTACCGGGAAAGATATGCCAGAGTCCATGAGGGAGGACACAATGCGCGGTTTTCTCGAAATGATCGCGTGGTCATTTGGGTGCCAACCTTCGGTGCCAGTCCTACCGCCACGTCTCTTCGTAAAAGGTCTACTCTTTCCGGTACGCCAGAATTTTACGATATCACGTGCCCCCCAGGATAGACAGATTGCAAGAAAAGGCATCCTTGAAGGCCCAATATTGTTTGCCCAGTGTCGCGGTGATACAGAGTTTCATGGCCCGAATGGTAATCCCCAAAGCAGATACGCTGAGATCTGTGACCTTCTTCGGGAAACTGCGGCAATGC
Coding sequences within it:
- a CDS encoding uncharacterized protein (EggNog:ENOG410PJ3R~COG:S~BUSCO:4609at33183) — its product is MSNGFPFPDKEKYDLLREELLFDNDDAFRTLSRLSPLPGRQKIRLTHSRKFWTGLEHISQYWDTSLDQYIERSEPEPEPGPANVAETSHDQTPMKDDVPKTPPGDKMDIDSGNVDKDVDMTKSESQTTYKGRRIGTGKDMPESMREDTMRGFLEMIAWSFGCQPSVPVLPPRLFVKGLLFPVRQNFTISRAPQDRQIARKGILEGPILFAQCRGDTEFHGPNGNPQSRYAEICDLLRETAAMLLLAQERSREGNTETKPGDGKWWATEPRWGGAPNDGPVGDPENNQSEDKEKGSAPDADAEKNDNKRPRHDRYPLSLRRAGLGHSKKRSMSEQWKIVQPGPSLWDRKMRYMQIGKPRDSPFDDVFMVSSINHHFAILRLRVHANYIEWLKTGKTNFPVEDAEQPWHRIVLRRTRWFDFFNPEDRVAGLDALWTIFSYMMRPEN